The region AGAAGGAAACCAAATGGGGCAGAGCGCCTGAGTTTAAGATCCAGCAGCTGTCTCAAGGGGGGCAGGGGGGGCCTCCAGACAAGCATCGGCCAGCCAGTCAACGGGCCAGCCATGGGGAGCTACCAggcagcagacagagagaggagaaaccagaAGAGCATGTACCCAGCAGGACAGACCCTACCAGCAGCACTGCAGCTCCCCAACACCAGACGGCCACTACCAGAGATGCAAGACAATCGCGCTGAGTGGGTGCTGACTAATTAGCTCTCACCCCTGAGCGGTTTAAACAGGGGTTGAAGGGGGGTTGCGGTCAACAGATGTGGTCGTTGCGGAGGGCCATGGGGCCAGAGCCATCGCGGGGGCGCTGTCTGCTCAGGTGGCTCGGGATGAAGGTGTGCCGCAGGAGCACGCTGGTGTTCGCCCTGCTCTGGTTCGGCTCCTGGGTGTTCCTCAATGGCCTGGTGTTTGTGCACCGGACCATCCTCTCCGACTACTGCACGGACGACAAGAGCAAGAAGATCCTGCAGAGAGTGGTGAGTACAGTACATGGAGACGCCGGACTCACACTTCCATTTTGATGTTGACACTGAACTTGAGGTTAGTGTGAATTCTGATACACACAAcgtaaaacgtgtgtgtgtgtgtgtgtgtgtgtgtgtgtgtgtgtgtgtgtgtgtgtgtgtgtgtgtgtgtgtgtgtgtgtgtgtgagagacacaaCACAAACCACACACTAAGCCAAACAATATTACGCATGaagataatgtagagtagacagaGTCAAAATATTTTCTCAAGGTAAAGGTTATACCAACCAACATTCACAGAGTAACACACTGTGATGGAATTAAGCCGAATTGACAGGATACCATGAGAATGTAGAGCGGAAAAACCAATAAAACATCACGACTCAATTGAGAAGCATTTCCTAAGCAGTAGTAGACATAAAAATGCCTTCAAttgctcctctcgctctctctcccttactcttAACCTCTGTACTATAGAAATATGCCTTTTAATTAACTTGCTTTCAAAAAAGATTgaagttttgaaactgcagtgaaagtgcagtaactgcagtcggcTGTGTTATTTTGGACACAGTATTTGCAGCCTACTACAGTTATATTGCATTCTAAGTTATACGACAGTGTATTGCAGTTATACTacactctgactgcaatcttttttcgtaAGGGAAGCCCCGAGACCACCCCTTTGTTTACTTAAACGACAGAATTATTTCTGCACTGCCACGCTCTCTACCAAGTACACCGACTAATGTTTCAGCCCCAACATCTTTCTGTAGCCCTCGAGGCATTTCACGACAATACATTTAATGGGGAGGACATTTTCTCAAAAATGATTGCTGGTAGTGATAAAACTGTAAGACATGGTGCATTACACATCTTCCATGATTTTACTTCTCTACCCTTTTTTTCCCTGAGTCTTGATTTGATAAACAATACAGTGAGACTTAACTGTATTTCAATAAAATTACGATTGGATACTCATCTGAGTTTAACTTCTAGAAGTGGCCCTGAAACTCAAACAAAATAATTGGAATTTTTTCTGGGATTACTTCTTGGTTCTAAAGCTTTTACATAAAGCGCACTTTTGTACTAGTAGATTACACACAATATTGAGTGGGTGGTTAAATCTCATTTCAGTGTGTCACTTGTGGAAGTGAGACACAAATCTCTTCCAGGTAGGTGGAGACCGAGACTGAAGTTGTTATTTCTCACCCAGATCATAACAAAACGATAGAGCAACGTATCCCATTCTGGCTAACCAACATCACTTCACTGCCAAAACCACACAAGACAGAAAGGGCTGGATTTCTAAAGCTCTCCACCATTTTTTCCAAAGGTAATTCAACTTGCACggaaaaatataatataatattaacagttgaagtcggaagtttacatacacttaggttggaatcattaaaactcgtttttccaccactccacaaatttcttgttaacaaactatagttttggcaagtcggttaggagatttactttgtgcatggcacaagtcatttttccaacaattgtttacagacagattatttcacttataattcactgtatcacaattccagtgggtcagaagtttacatacactaagttgactgtgcctttaaacagcttggaaaattccagaatatgCTGTCAttgctttagatgcttctgataggctaattgacatcatttgggtcaattggaggtgtacctgtggatgtatttcaaggcctaccttcaaatggagtgcctctttgcttgaaatcatgggaaaatcaaaagaaattagccaaaattgtagacctccacaagtctggttcatccttgggagcaattttcaaacgcctgaaggtatcacgttcatctgtacaaacaatagtacgcaagtataaacaccattggaccacgcagccgtcagaccgctcaggaaagagatgcgttctgtctcctagagatgtacGTACATTTGGtacgagaagtgcaaatcaatcccaaaacaacagcaaaggaccttgtgaagatgctggaggaaacaggtacaaaagtatctatatccacagtaaaacgagtcctatatcgacataacctgaaagaccgctcagcaaggaagaagccactcctccaaaaactccataaaaaagccagattacggtttgcaactgcacatggggacaaagatcgtactttttggaaaaatgtcctctggtctgataaaacaaaaatcgaacggtttggccataatgaccatcattatgtttggaggaaaaagggggaggcttgcatgccgaagaacaccatccctttGAAATTGACATTTATTAAATTCCAGCCAAATGACCTGTGCAATAAATAACTTTGACTTTAATTTCTATGGATGACACAGTTGTGTGTTCTCTCTTGACAGTGTTTTGAGTGCAGTGACAGTTCACAGAGGAAATGTTACACCCCTCTGTCTCCTCAGGGCAAAGGCCTTGGTCAGATAAATGATGACCTTTGATTCCATGGAATGTTCTGTCCTCTAAATATGAAACAATTAAAAGACTCAGGGTGGGGATCTAACCTGACACAATGAGCCACTGCTGATTATCCAGCCATTAATTTAATGACACAAAATATGACTAAATACACAAGGCAATGATAGCTAGATTTCATATTATGATTACATGAACCCCATTGTCTCCCATCAACATTTACTCTGCCAATTGCTTAAATGTTTAACCTCATAAATAACCCCAAACATGCTTTTAAATTCCCCTTTAAATGCAGCTAGTCCAGTATATAATGTGGACAGACAAGAAATGAGCACAAAATAGACAAACAGTGGTTGCTATTGCGACTCCCTTTTGGCAAACTGCCCAGTGCAATAGGCCAACTGTCCGTCGGTTCTGGTTTTGACATTGTTGCAGGACCTAATGTTGGCCAACCTCAAAAAGTAGCCTCTCTTTAGGGTCAAACTGACCATTGTGTGCCGAGGTTGACAGGACAGAACAAAAACCACCCAACCTGTTTTTGTTCTCTGAGCGTTTATTCCTGTTCAGACAGATAGTTCCTATTCTGTCTGATGTCAGTATATATCATTATTTATTTGCATTTGTGCAATGATATGTTTCATatgtacccacatacagtactTAGAGGATTTACATCATTATTCTGGTAAAGTGTATAAATGTGTTAATAGTTTATTTAGCTTCTCATCTAAATGTCGTTGCATATAGGAGGTTTGGGGCTAAATTGATATATTATGTGGCTTGAGGCGAACACAGGCTTGAGGCTAAATTGTATATTAAATGCAGTCATttgtatctcaatatcaaatcatttttggGTGAAAGTtaaataccttactgtgattgttttcaattaaaattgtccAAATTAAATAGCTCCTTAAAAAATAGCAATTTCTaaaagcaataattttgctaggactgtctgggagtggtctgagtgtggtcggggaaactgaaaactagctattATTGGCAGATAGGTTTCggactctctttcttattggtttaTTAAGTAAttttgatgtcaccaggcaggtcagaactccatcccaccaaaacaggcagaaatgtcagtcagtcttttcaaacagctcttatgctgtattattccaacctcatagtgtggaaatatatacagtaacagtcaaaagtttggacacacctactcattcaaggttgtTATtttttagttttactattttctacattgtagaagtgaagacatcaaaactatgaaatcacacatatggaatcatgtagtaaaaaaaacgaatcaaaatatactttatatttgagattattcaaagtagccaccctttgccttgatgacagctttgcacactcttggcattctctcaaccagctccatgaggtattcacctggaatacattttaattaacaggtgttccttgttaaaagtgaatttgtgaaatgtctttccttcttaatgcgtttgagccaatcagttgtgttgtgacaaggtaggggtggtatagagaagatagccctatttgttaaaagaccaagtccatattatggcaagaacagctcaaatttgttcaacacttttttgtttactacatgtttccatatgtgttatttcatagatttcatgtctttactattattctacaatgtagaaaatagtacaaataaataaaaaccctggagtgtccaaacttttgactggtactgtatataacatagAAATATCACGTtattgactgcactgggccatTATTTATCAGTTGATGGTATTTTGAATTACTAGATGAAACCTATTACACTCATACCTTGCGAACTACAGATATTATATTACCATAACCACACACAGGGAAGGCAGTAGGTGACTTTGAGAGCGAACTTTGATGGAAATGCTCCATAATCCTGACGATAGACACAGGGACTAACATTGTCCCAATATTTCTATGATTATCTACGGTTTCTTGATTTGCAAAGATGAAGCATATATCCTGCTTGGAACAACTTCTCACAATGGCAAGGGAGGTTGACTCTCAGCTGGCAATAGGGACTTTGTGGTTTAGGCAGCCTTTACTAATTGAACAAATCCCTTAAGCTTTTTATTGCACACCTTAATAGCTTTCTGCTCTGGTGCTTACACTACCGCTTGGCTTTTTAAAGTTCTTTATTCACACATTTAGCCAGCCATAAATTGGCATTGCCTGGAGATGGTGCCAAGGCCACGACAATGTGAATTCTAATGATGGTTGAGCTTCATAGGATAATTGCAGTACTGTTACAAAAAGTATACATTATATATTCTACcatctgtaaaaaaatatatatataaaaaaataaaaacattgaaataTGCTATTGTGTTCCTTTTATGTCATGCCATTGTGAATAACATGATTGGTTAATGATACTGTGATAATAGTAGCACTCaacatgtatgtactgtatggctTCACAGGTATGTAACCACTTGTGGAGATGGAACAGGCATACAAATCGTTAATGTAATATctgtggtcaaatcaaatcagatgtatttataaagccttttttacatcagcagatgtcacaaagtgcttttacaaaagcccagcctaaaaccgtaaacagcaagcaatacagatgtGGAATCTTTGGTTTGATTTTTGATCTGATTTAATAATATCTGTAGTAACTTTCGTGATTTGTAAATATATGTGCTAGTAAACCAGCCTTTTGAGATTACAAACAATATGACGAAGAATTGAATCCCACAGCTAAACTATCAATTAATGTAACGTTATTCAGGCCACTGAATAAATTGGTTTAGTTTGAGTCCAAGAAGCAGCAATGATGTTGTGTATAGTGCAAACATCATCTTGGAAAACTATTACTCCCAGTGAACTGAACTTCTTGTAAAACAGGCAACCCACTCAGTGCTCTCAAAATGTATGCATTTGTTGCTCTTCTCCATTTTAAAATGAATAAACACAATGAATAAACACAATGTTCACCCAAATTCACACTCCACACAACAATAGTATCAATTATGGTACTACTATGCATTCACataaactgaaagtgcgaaccaccgcattttaCCATGGAAagttgactgggaatatggccggaTACAAACAGTGTtgttattccctccacaaggcaatcaaacaagtaaaatgtcagtatagagacaaagtggagtcacaattcaaaggctcagacatgagacgtatgtggcagggtctacagacaatcacggactacaaataGAAAACCAGACACGTgatggacaccgacgtcttgcttccagacaaactaaacaccttctttgcccgctttgaggataatacagtgccaccgacgtggccCACTACctaagactgtgggctctccttctctgtgaatgacgtgagtaagacctttaaacgtGCTAACCCTCGCAGAGCTgatggcccagacggcatccctagctgcgtcctcagagcatacgcagaccagctggctggtgtgtttacggacattttcaatctctccctatcccagtctgctgtccacacatgcttcaagatggccaccattgttcctgcacCCAAGAAGGCAAccgtaactgaactaaatgactatcacccagtagcactcacttctgtcatcacgaagtgctttgagagactagtcaaggatcatatcacctacaCCTTatctgtcaccctagacccacttcaatttgcgtacagccccaacaggtccacagatgatgcaatcgccatcatactgcacactgccctattccaCGTAAGAATGCTGtccattgactacaactcagcattcaacatcatagtaccctccaagctcgtcatgaAGTTTGAGGCCTTAACCCCACCCTGTGAAATTGGGTCTTggacaggtggtgaaggtaggaaacaacatctcgacttcactgatcctcaacactcgggccccacaagggtgtgtgctcagccccctcctgtactccctgttcctgaagaaatttggcttgtcacctaaaaccctcacaaacctttacagatgcacaattgagagcatccagtcaggctgcatcaccgcctggtacggcaactgcaccgcccataaccgcagggctctccagaggctgGTGTCTGCACTACGTATCactggggcaaactacctgccctccaggacacctacagcactcgatgtcacaggaaggccaaaaacataatcaaggacaacaaccaccgagccactgcctgttcacccccctATCATCCACAAGGcgtggtcagtacaggtgcatcaaagctgggacagagagactgaaaaatagcttccatctcaaggccatcagactgcctacatacagacttgaaatcattggccactttcataatgccactttaataatatttacatatattGCATTACCCATCTgatatgtttatactgtattttgtACCATCttttgcatcttgcctatgctgttcggtcattgctcatccatatgtttatatgtacatattcttattccattctttcacttagatttgtgtgtattaggtagttgttgtggaattgttagattacttgaaAGATACTGCTggactgtcggaactagaagcacaagcatttcgctacactcgcaataacatctgctaaccatgtgtatgtgaccaatgcaatttgatttgatttgatttgatttacagtgAGCCAAAATAATTCTCACATTGTTCCCGCTTGGCAATTCGAGCCAAATGTAGTCCTATATAATCTAGGCTACAACGTATATATTTATATGATTGTCTATTGACTAAAAGGTCTTCTCTGGACATATTTGAGCAGATCTTTGTTTTCAGGCTCATTTTTTCCAGTGTTGTGAGGGAGAGAACTCTAAGTAGAGCTAAGGCTACTGTCACAGGACATTCCCCACATGCCTACTCTGACCAACGCTTGGGCCGGGCTGCGCTCCGCTCGACAGACCACAGACACACTGGTCCACTCCAGACTTAACCATTACTTTGCCAAGGGGAGAGCTCAAGAAGCACCCAAAGTGCAATTATACAAAATCATTTTGTTTTTAAGATGATTTGAATGACAGGAATCTAACAAAATGTACAACATGCATTTAAACAAACCTAATTCCAAGCGATTTGTTTGTTATTACAGACATGCTAAGGGATTTTACATTATGGATGCTATAGCTCCATTTCCCATGACCTAATGCGATTACAGAATGATGAATACTGTAAAAACCTCGGGCCTACTGCCACTTCCAGGTAGACTTTCTTCATAGGTAGATAGATGCCTTCTGAGTAAAAAGAGGGTGTAAATGGGCAGTAGTTTGTAAACATTGTCTCTTTCTATTTGATTGAATTCCAGCCATAGAATAGGAATACAATAGAAATGATCCTCTAAAGTGGACCAATCTTTGCAGCGGTGTAAACACTTAGTAAACCATGCCGTTGAGTTAAATCAGAAACGTACGTGATTCGCTTTTGCCGTGCCTTTTAAGGTCAATGTATTTGCACTTTTGAATATGGAATGTGCCCCAGAGACAGAATTTAGGTTTTGCTCAGCCAACAGATATTTCCTTGATTCTTATTGATGGCCAATAGATGTTTACTTTGTTCATTGTCTTTTGGGGGGGATTTcgagaaataaaatataaaagaaGGAAAAGtacagaaaacaaacaaaaccTCTGATTTTTTCACTGCTTCATCCAAACCCAACGATCATGATGATGTGTCTTGCCTGGTTAACCAATTGCCTGGTTAACCAAAGGTTCATTAAGGGTGTGGACTACTTCAAAGTCTGGAGGGTATTGTTTCCCTTGAACCACTTATTCATAGCCAGAAAATTATCCAATGTTAATTAAAACAAAATAAACACTGagagtgttaaatcaacactgaaaGGGTTGAGTCTGTGGACCCATATGCCTACCTGAACTATGTTAATTTAATacactgcttagtgtaaagccttattAAAATATTTGCCTTTGAAGCAAATTGTAGACTTACCACCATGGCTGTAtatgttagtgacagagacatggttgttgcattcacCAAGTGAAATCTTAAGCGAATATGTTATAATTCAAAAAGAAATGTTTAAAACAATACCTAACACATAGTTAgttagttttaccctaatacAGAGGCCTGCAACTCATACACATCACTTTGAACGAAAACCAAAACTATAATCATCATATTTCCCTGCTTGCTCTATTGCAGGTAGAGTTTTAGAATAGTatgtttcaatatctatgtttgTGGTTTTTGCTCAATGTGATGCATTTAAAGCCCCTATATTAGGGTAAAACTATgccctcaaaataaggccttatgaaATAAGTATGCTATTGTgttaattgtaaaaaataaaaataaaaacatattcgCTTAGGTTCTCACTTGGTGAAGTCCATAGGATTGAAAATGTgtgaatgcaacaaccatgtgTCTGTCACTAACAAATTCAGCCATGGGTGATAACTCTACAATTCACTAGAAAAACAAGGCAAATATTTTATTCAGACTTTAAACTAAGCAATGTGTTAATGTAATTGTTCCGGTGTGCATATGAGTCAACAGACTTCACACTTTCAGTGTTGATATAACACTCTCAGTGTTCACCGGAGAATTTGCTGTTTGTCATTAGCTAGAGTTTGAAACTCAAAACAAACATGCTGTGGGCGTCAACAGGGCTATTTATTGACTTTAGCTTTTGTACTGTAATTTGGCTCGTCTGTACATATCCACAACTGATAGTATGACATATAAACTGAAGCTGAAGCCACGTTCATTTGGAATTCACTTTTGTTATTAATCACAATTCAACGCTTTACATACAGAGAGGGTTTCTCCAACAATCAATTACATGTACATTGTAAACTCCAACACATATACAAATGCAAGTAAAACACCATGACAGACTTGCACACAGTCCAAACACCATGGTGGGAAAGTTTACATGCAAACAGAAGCTACAGTATAAACAGCTGCAGCCCGAAATGATGCAAGTACCATGAAATACAGGGAATTAAAATGTACGTGTGGAACGTGGCAGCAGCACTGAAAAGGGTGAAAAAAAAAGATTTGTCCTGGGCCAGATGCCTAGGCTGGAACATTATGGCCACAGCGCAGCTTAGCCTACATAGTGCCGAGAGATCTTAGGGGCACATTAGCGACCTCAAAATAATTGCAGGGGTCTCCGAGTTCAACCCTCTGGAGGTAAGGTGAGGACACTTGTGGCCGTCAAACTATATGATACAGCTTGAGACAGGCCACTTTCATTTGTGATGTcacccagctaaacagagagcAAAGTTGGAGCGCAGTAAAGTCTGCCAAAACATCCATAGTATGAAACTCAAGGAATTTATAATATGCATTAAATATCAGGACAATACTGTTGACTCTTAATTTATTttgtaaaatataaatataattatGCTATATGGACAACACTTAATTGTAATGAAAATAAATTGTCCTCAGCGGCATTGTTTTAAATTATTACCAGTGTAATTACTTGGGAATTACATGTATGTTATTTCACCAATTAATACAAATTAATTGTGTCACTACATTGTGTATAAAGTATGACCTAGGCTTGTAGGCTTGCAATTTCAATGTAACATGTAAGAGAGGCCACAGGGGAAAGGGTGGGGAAGGACCAATAAACCATTGTGAGGGTTGGTGATGAGGGAAACACAGCTATGGCTATAGTGCTAATGCCATGCCACCCAGTAAAGCCATTAAGCATCTGATCTTGTTGAAATCGTGACCAACTCAAGATGACAGCTGTTTACTTTGGAATGTGGGCAGAGAGGGATTTTCTCTCTAATCCCCCAGGAACACTAATAATTTCCAACCTCTGGACCGACATCTATGCACCGAGACTTATAACAATCCCATTTGCTCGCTAATCCGAGACATTGAGAGCAGGTTAGAGGCCGAGTCTGAAGTGTGATGTGATATAATTCAGCATCAACTGAAAAATGTGCATCAAATGTACTGATGCGTACAGAATTGCCCATTTTAGGTTCAGTAGCACAATCACACAATGCCATTCCCTTATTGGGATGAGACATGGACTACAAATCACATTTTAGTTGAAAAATGGCCATTATTTTCTACTAAATTGTTGTTACCTCAAATGCATGACAACCGTAATATATTCACCAAAAATAATTagattttgtctgtgtgtgtttatgtctgtctgtctgtcccagtgtGAGGAGTATCGCGAGGGCGCCCTAACCGGTGACCTGTGCGAGGACTTGTGCGTGAGCGGCCAGGTGGAGTACAGGCGCTGCCTCTACTACGAGAACGGTAAGAAGGTGATCGAGGCCCGGTGGCGTGGCACGCCCGTGGTGCTCAAGTCCAAACTGGAAAACTTCTCCTCATATGAAAGCCTGGGTCTCCTGGAGTACCAGGACCCAGCCGAAGAGCTCTCTCCCCTGGACGTGGTCTTCTACGCCACCCTGGAGATCAGGAACTCCCTAGGGCTGGATATAAGCAGCAACGCCTCTCTGCCGCCGCTGTGGGGCCAGAGGCTTAGGGAGCATGGGCAGGCCTACTCGCGGGCCGAGCTAGCATCGCTGTGGTCCCTGCTCCAGCAGGAGGAGTACACTTTCCTGAGGGTGCTGCAGGACCTCAGCCGGCACTTAGCCAAGGTGTTGGGCTCCTGCGGACACTTCTACGCTGTGGAGTACCTGTCGGCAGGCCACGCCTGGGACCAGAACATCTTCTCGCTGGAGGAGGTATCGGCGGGCCCACGGACGGCGAGGGACATGGTGCACCGCATCGCCCTCAGCTTCCTGGACATGGTGTGGCGCTTCGACAACGACTTCTCGCACCGCCTCCACCTGTGTGACATCAAGCCGGAGAACTTTGCTATCCGGAAGGACCTTACGGTGAGCTGACCAAATTGCACACACACTTGAGCCTGCAAaggaacacacactcacacacacagtacacccaTAGACACAAATTCAACTAACATGCACACACCTCAAAGCAAAGAGTTGCTGACTCCCTCACACAAAACAACAGGGGAGCCTTGTGTGAAGGGAAAGCTGTCATTAAAACAGTCCCAAAACGGCTGTTGGATAACCGTCACAGATCTGAGATATCTTTCTCTTTAGTGGGGGAGTTTAGATTCTTCCTGTGTAAACAAGACAAGGTTAGGAAATCTAGCTCCCTTTTTTCACACTAAGACACACAGACCGACCCGATTTTGCCCCCATTCGCATTAGTTAATTTATCCACACAATAC is a window of Oncorhynchus mykiss isolate Arlee chromosome 11, USDA_OmykA_1.1, whole genome shotgun sequence DNA encoding:
- the LOC110535577 gene encoding divergent protein kinase domain 1C, whose protein sequence is MWSLRRAMGPEPSRGRCLLRWLGMKVCRRSTLVFALLWFGSWVFLNGLVFVHRTILSDYCTDDKSKKILQRVCEEYREGALTGDLCEDLCVSGQVEYRRCLYYENGKKVIEARWRGTPVVLKSKLENFSSYESLGLLEYQDPAEELSPLDVVFYATLEIRNSLGLDISSNASLPPLWGQRLREHGQAYSRAELASLWSLLQQEEYTFLRVLQDLSRHLAKVLGSCGHFYAVEYLSAGHAWDQNIFSLEEVSAGPRTARDMVHRIALSFLDMVWRFDNDFSHRLHLCDIKPENFAIRKDLTVVAIDVDMAFFEPKMRDILEQNCTNDDDCNFFDCISKCNMKTNKCSSKRRNSNLQVICEKIFRPWFSPTLLGAKAGLPLQVDLQRAVQECVDTAGGEDEEQDRAVQKRLLDLLTGLLHQGTSSEHWGKGGEDREGIHPHTALNF